Proteins encoded in a region of the Bartonella taylorii genome:
- a CDS encoding helicase-related protein, translated as MDWFKEDASKNVCRILSNVWCFSEGIDVPVLDAILFLHPRNSQLDVIQAVGRVIRRAKRKKTGYIILPVVIHT; from the coding sequence CTGGATTGGTTTAAAGAAGATGCCAGTAAAAATGTTTGTCGGATCTTAAGCAATGTATGGTGTTTTTCGGAAGGAATTGATGTCCCTGTTCTTGATGCGATACTGTTTTTACATCCGCGCAATAGCCAACTGGATGTGATACAAGCAGTGGGACGTGTGATACGTCGTGCCAAGAGAAAAAAGACAGGTTATATCATTTTACCGGTTGTCATTCACACCTAG
- a CDS encoding YqaA family protein — translation MLLKKLKLWTISLSNRRTAPHWLGFIAFIESSVFPIPTDVLYIPMALIRPRQAYQYAFIATICSVLGGIVGWFIGHFAYETIAKPILEFYGQVENFQTLQNNATLQFLIILLITSGFLHLPPIKIVTILAGVIGVHLELFILTCIFARGARFYLLAWLIQRFGQQVINFLTRHFKWIILIGCVILLLIYGIFIAFVNKHLLF, via the coding sequence ATGCTATTAAAGAAATTAAAACTTTGGACAATTTCTTTGTCGAATCGACGTACAGCTCCCCACTGGCTTGGCTTCATTGCCTTTATTGAAAGTTCTGTTTTTCCGATTCCGACAGATGTTTTGTATATTCCGATGGCACTTATCCGTCCTCGTCAAGCTTATCAGTACGCTTTTATTGCTACTATATGTTCTGTTTTGGGGGGAATTGTGGGTTGGTTCATTGGACATTTTGCCTATGAAACTATAGCTAAACCGATTTTAGAATTTTACGGTCAAGTTGAAAACTTTCAAACGTTACAGAACAATGCAACACTACAATTTCTTATAATTTTACTGATAACTTCAGGTTTTTTACACCTTCCCCCTATCAAGATTGTCACGATCTTAGCCGGAGTCATAGGTGTGCATCTTGAACTTTTCATTCTCACCTGTATTTTTGCTCGGGGAGCTCGTTTTTATCTTCTCGCGTGGCTCATTCAACGTTTTGGACAACAAGTAATAAATTTTCTTACTCGTCACTTCAAATGGATTATCCTGATTGGTTGTGTTATTCTCTTATTAATCTATGGAATTTTCATAGCTTTTGTGAACAAGCACCTTTTATTTTAA
- a CDS encoding disulfide bond formation protein B, which produces MAHIFSSQHILHKHFHLEPSRKEQSLWAFFLAFCMLGTIGLALSFEHIGGYLPCDLCLIERFPYYGAIPFLILAGFGAWFFRMSFWVQLLFLCVFILMTISFVLAVYHAGIEYGFWPAPSSCGLSAMRRITDVNQLFNRLNNIHPPSCSEAPMRFLFLSFAGWNVVASLFYALISFTVASKGLFSSYKKL; this is translated from the coding sequence ATGGCACACATTTTTTCTTCTCAGCATATTTTGCACAAGCACTTTCATCTTGAACCAAGCAGAAAAGAGCAAAGTTTATGGGCTTTTTTTCTCGCTTTTTGCATGTTAGGCACGATAGGCCTAGCGCTTAGTTTTGAACACATAGGAGGATATCTTCCTTGTGATTTATGTCTCATTGAACGTTTTCCATATTATGGTGCTATACCATTTTTGATTTTAGCAGGTTTTGGGGCATGGTTTTTCCGCATGTCTTTTTGGGTGCAGCTTTTATTTTTATGTGTTTTTATCTTAATGACCATCAGCTTTGTTTTAGCGGTGTATCATGCGGGTATTGAATATGGTTTTTGGCCAGCTCCTTCCAGTTGTGGTTTAAGCGCAATGAGAAGAATAACAGACGTTAATCAACTGTTCAACCGTTTGAACAACATCCATCCTCCTTCTTGTTCTGAAGCGCCCATGCGCTTTCTTTTTCTCTCATTTGCCGGCTGGAACGTCGTTGCCAGCCTATTTTACGCACTTATCAGCTTTACTGTTGCTTCAAAAGGGCTTTTTTCAAGCTATAAAAAACTATAA
- the ubiG gene encoding bifunctional 2-polyprenyl-6-hydroxyphenol methylase/3-demethylubiquinol 3-O-methyltransferase UbiG, whose protein sequence is MMNETRTTIDQSEIDHFSRIAAEWWNPQGKFRPLHQFNPARLSYIREKICLEFHRDPLSLMPFENLKILDIGCGGGLLCEPIARLGAIVVGADAAQTNIEVAKIHAAQNNLSIDYRTTTAESLANEGEQFDIILNMEVVEHVADVNLFIAATAKMLKPQGLMFVSTLNRTWKAWGLAIVGAEYILRWLPKGTHNYKKFLKPQELKNLLSENAVTVIDEIGITYNPLNDSWNRSRDMDVNYLLLAKKS, encoded by the coding sequence ATGATGAATGAAACGCGTACCACTATTGATCAGAGTGAAATTGATCACTTTTCGCGTATTGCTGCTGAATGGTGGAATCCACAAGGGAAATTTCGACCACTTCATCAATTCAATCCGGCACGTCTTTCTTACATTAGAGAAAAGATCTGTTTAGAATTTCATCGTGATCCTCTTTCACTTATGCCCTTCGAAAATTTGAAAATTCTCGATATTGGTTGTGGAGGTGGTTTGTTATGCGAGCCTATAGCACGCCTTGGCGCTATAGTTGTAGGAGCTGATGCGGCACAAACGAATATCGAAGTTGCAAAAATCCACGCAGCCCAAAATAACCTTTCAATTGATTACCGCACTACTACTGCAGAATCCTTAGCCAATGAAGGAGAGCAATTCGATATCATCCTCAATATGGAAGTTGTTGAACATGTGGCTGATGTTAACCTCTTTATAGCAGCCACAGCAAAAATGCTCAAACCACAAGGGTTGATGTTTGTCTCAACACTCAACCGCACATGGAAAGCATGGGGATTGGCTATTGTAGGTGCTGAATATATTTTACGTTGGCTTCCAAAAGGAACCCACAATTATAAAAAGTTCCTAAAACCTCAGGAACTTAAAAATCTCTTATCAGAAAATGCTGTGACTGTCATTGATGAGATCGGTATTACTTATAATCCATTAAACGACAGCTGGAATCGCTCAAGAGATATGGACGTTAACTATCTGCTTCTTGCAAAAAAGTCTTAG
- the grxC gene encoding glutaredoxin 3, with protein MKEIKLYTRPNCPYCTKARDLLDKKGVKYIDIDATTSRRQEMVQRANGRNTFPQIFIGDYHVGGCDDLYALENEGKLDSLLQDVQQW; from the coding sequence ATGAAAGAGATAAAACTTTATACACGTCCTAACTGCCCTTACTGTACGAAAGCACGTGATTTGCTTGATAAAAAAGGGGTGAAATACATAGATATTGACGCAACAACTTCTCGTCGTCAAGAAATGGTGCAACGAGCGAATGGACGCAATACATTTCCGCAAATTTTTATAGGTGATTATCATGTCGGTGGTTGCGATGATCTTTACGCTTTAGAAAATGAAGGGAAGCTTGATTCTTTGTTGCAAGATGTACAGCAATGGTAG
- a CDS encoding ComF family protein produces the protein MLCFQGMALNSGNILSKFIEGLLTILYPPICPGCKQRVSAYGTICPECWKSLQFITKPYCPVMGTPFVCDMGDGFLSGEALQNSLPFSRVRSVIVHKGVAQVLVTRLKYGDHIELASFMANWMLFAGREIIDDCDVIISVPLHFRRFFKRRYNQSAELARYIAVAQKKIFKPSWLVRCRHTRPQVSLSAKERKLNVLNAFEVPRKVKKYLKGRSILLVDDVFTTGATVTAAAATLKRAGARQVDVLTFSRVLKEASIFPDS, from the coding sequence ATGTTATGCTTTCAAGGAATGGCTTTAAATAGCGGGAATATATTGAGTAAGTTCATTGAGGGCTTGCTAACAATTTTATATCCGCCCATTTGCCCTGGATGTAAGCAAAGAGTTTCTGCTTATGGTACGATTTGCCCTGAATGTTGGAAAAGTTTGCAATTTATCACAAAACCTTATTGTCCTGTTATGGGGACGCCTTTTGTTTGTGATATGGGGGATGGTTTTCTCAGTGGTGAAGCTCTTCAAAACTCTCTTCCTTTTTCGCGTGTTCGCTCGGTTATTGTTCATAAAGGGGTGGCGCAAGTTCTGGTAACGCGATTGAAATATGGTGATCATATAGAACTGGCATCTTTTATGGCTAATTGGATGCTTTTTGCTGGCCGTGAAATTATTGATGATTGTGATGTTATTATTTCCGTTCCTTTGCATTTTCGTCGTTTTTTTAAAAGACGTTATAATCAATCTGCTGAGCTTGCTCGTTATATTGCAGTAGCGCAGAAAAAGATTTTTAAACCCAGCTGGCTTGTGCGTTGTAGGCATACTCGTCCGCAGGTTAGTTTATCTGCTAAGGAACGAAAATTGAATGTGTTGAATGCTTTTGAGGTGCCACGTAAAGTTAAAAAATATCTAAAAGGACGTTCTATTTTGTTGGTTGATGATGTTTTCACAACAGGTGCGACAGTTACAGCCGCAGCTGCAACATTAAAACGTGCAGGTGCGCGGCAGGTTGATGTGCTAACTTTTTCGCGTGTACTAAAAGAAGCTTCTATATTTCCTGATTCCTGA
- a CDS encoding methyltransferase domain-containing protein has product MSHPLIFDHDRIEQYRKRAFQKAKEGYDFLLSHMAEDLYKRLSTVDRLFTLALDLHSHTDLAAQVLMKSGKVHSIERVETDILYRSHDKKFHLRHRELLDFPQNYCDLIVSLLSLQLTNDTPGVLSQIKNILKPDGLFLAVMAGAGTLVELRECLLQAEIEIYGGASPRIYPFADIRDVGTLLQRVGFALPVADIEDITIRYNTMFDLMHDLKAMGMQNALINRSRRPVSKRFFLRAAEIYAQRFSDPDGRIRACFSFIWLSGWAPHPNQQKPLQPGSAKISLADVLVKQQKKT; this is encoded by the coding sequence ATGTCACATCCTTTAATTTTTGATCATGACCGCATTGAACAATACCGCAAACGTGCTTTTCAAAAAGCAAAAGAGGGATATGATTTCTTACTGTCTCATATGGCCGAAGATCTTTATAAACGTCTCAGTACTGTTGATCGTCTCTTTACATTAGCTCTAGATTTACACAGTCATACAGATCTTGCCGCGCAAGTTTTAATGAAATCTGGAAAAGTCCATTCCATAGAACGCGTCGAAACCGACATACTTTACCGAAGCCATGATAAAAAATTTCATTTACGACATCGAGAACTTCTTGATTTCCCTCAAAATTATTGTGATCTTATCGTTTCACTTCTTTCATTACAATTGACCAATGATACCCCTGGTGTTCTGAGTCAAATAAAAAATATCCTTAAACCAGATGGCTTATTTTTGGCTGTTATGGCTGGGGCTGGTACGCTAGTAGAATTACGCGAATGCCTCCTACAAGCTGAAATTGAAATCTATGGCGGAGCAAGCCCTAGAATCTATCCTTTTGCTGACATTCGTGATGTAGGTACTCTTTTACAGCGTGTTGGTTTTGCTTTACCTGTAGCAGATATTGAAGATATCACAATACGCTACAATACAATGTTTGATCTTATGCATGACCTTAAAGCTATGGGAATGCAAAATGCGCTCATCAATCGTTCACGACGCCCTGTATCTAAGCGCTTTTTTCTTCGCGCGGCTGAAATCTATGCACAACGATTTAGCGATCCTGATGGCCGCATTCGCGCATGTTTTTCTTTCATCTGGCTCTCTGGTTGGGCTCCTCACCCAAACCAGCAAAAACCTCTACAACCGGGCTCTGCGAAAATATCTCTTGCAGATGTTTTAGTAAAACAACAAAAAAAAACATAA
- a CDS encoding L-cystine transporter: protein MTFNFFINLFLFVIFLLWLAQSKRMKWSLSLRVMLGLILGLIFGSVLQVIYGEGEATLLKSVEWFNIVGDGYILLLQMIVMPLVFVSIVSAVAHLHSIYAVGKMSIMTISILLFTTALSALVGVFVVNVFELTANGLVHEGQNVSTILGDRISQLGDMSVPKMILSLIPKNPFAELTGAKRTSIISIVIFASFLGAAVLLLKKDDPEKGEKALLFIQVAQSWIMRLVRIVIALTPYGIYALMTKVGATSHVTDILNLLVFIIASYVGIILMFVIHGVLLGISGINPFRFFKKVLPVLTFAFSSRSSAASIPLNIEAQTQWIGVPQSIASFAASFGATIGQNGCAGLYPAMLATMIAPSVGINPLDPTWIATLVGVVTLSSIGVAGVGGGAIFAALIVLPIMGLPVSLVAVLMSIEPLIDMGRTALNVSDSMLAGTITSQMLRTTDKSIFEK, encoded by the coding sequence ATGACATTCAATTTTTTCATCAATTTATTTCTATTTGTTATTTTTTTGTTATGGCTTGCTCAAAGTAAGAGGATGAAATGGAGCCTTTCATTGCGCGTTATGCTAGGACTTATCCTTGGCTTGATTTTTGGAAGTGTTTTACAAGTTATTTATGGAGAAGGTGAAGCCACTTTGTTGAAATCTGTTGAATGGTTTAACATTGTTGGAGATGGCTATATTTTATTACTACAAATGATTGTTATGCCATTGGTTTTTGTCTCTATAGTCTCAGCGGTTGCTCATTTGCATTCTATTTATGCTGTTGGAAAAATGAGTATAATGACAATTTCAATATTGCTCTTTACAACTGCTCTTTCAGCGTTGGTTGGTGTTTTTGTGGTTAATGTTTTTGAATTAACGGCGAATGGTTTGGTACATGAAGGGCAAAATGTTTCTACTATTCTCGGGGATCGTATTTCTCAACTTGGAGATATGAGTGTCCCAAAAATGATTTTATCCTTGATTCCTAAAAATCCATTTGCTGAGTTAACTGGAGCCAAGCGTACATCAATTATCAGTATTGTTATTTTTGCATCTTTTTTAGGAGCTGCAGTTCTTCTTTTAAAGAAAGATGATCCAGAAAAAGGGGAAAAAGCACTTTTATTTATTCAAGTCGCACAATCTTGGATTATGCGATTAGTCCGTATTGTGATTGCTTTGACTCCTTATGGTATTTATGCACTTATGACGAAGGTAGGAGCAACCTCGCATGTTACAGATATTTTAAATTTATTGGTTTTTATCATCGCTTCCTATGTTGGTATTATCCTTATGTTTGTAATTCACGGTGTGTTGCTCGGTATATCAGGAATTAATCCCTTCCGTTTTTTTAAAAAGGTTTTGCCGGTTTTAACATTTGCTTTTAGCAGTCGTTCAAGTGCTGCAAGTATTCCCCTGAACATTGAGGCTCAAACACAATGGATTGGTGTACCACAATCAATTGCGAGTTTTGCGGCCTCTTTTGGAGCAACAATTGGACAAAATGGTTGTGCTGGTCTTTATCCAGCAATGCTTGCGACCATGATAGCACCATCGGTGGGGATTAATCCCTTAGATCCTACTTGGATTGCTACCCTTGTTGGTGTTGTAACGTTAAGTTCTATTGGTGTTGCTGGTGTTGGTGGTGGCGCGATTTTCGCTGCATTGATAGTGTTGCCAATTATGGGGCTTCCTGTTTCTTTAGTTGCTGTACTCATGTCTATCGAGCCCTTGATTGATATGGGGCGTACAGCTCTAAATGTAAGTGATTCAATGTTGGCTGGAACTATAACCAGTCAGATGTTACGGACAACGGATAAAAGCATCTTTGAAAAATAA
- a CDS encoding glutamate--cysteine ligase encodes MALDITDESEIYNLDSLVSYFQGGCKAKNDWRIGTEHEKFPFYRDGFRPVPYEGKRGIRALLEGMQEALGWKPILDEGNIIGLVGSVDQGAISLEPGGQFELSGAPLKTICHTYSEVMEHLALLKKISGPLGIGFLGMGASPKWTLAETPRMPKSRYQIMADYMPKVGHSGLDMMYRTSTVQVNLDFSSETDMRRKMQVSMKLQSIATALFASSPFTEGSPNGFLSWRSEIWCDTDNQRSGVLPFVFSEHFGFADYVEWALDVPMYFVVRDGRYYDCTNITFRQFMNGALRDKIANSMPNMGDWINHLSTLFPEVRLKRFLEMRGADCGSWKRICALSAFWVGLLYDSEALNEAEALTKDWCFEEVLDMRKRVPKEGLRTPFRQTIILEIARQAVTISRKGLKNRWKYDADGFDETNFLDSLEEVITMGQTDADKFLSLYHSIWDGTVEPLFLECAY; translated from the coding sequence ATGGCGCTTGATATAACTGATGAAAGTGAAATTTATAACTTAGATTCCTTGGTTAGTTATTTCCAAGGGGGGTGTAAGGCAAAAAATGATTGGCGTATTGGTACAGAACATGAAAAGTTTCCCTTCTATAGAGATGGTTTTCGTCCTGTCCCATATGAAGGGAAAAGGGGAATTCGTGCACTTCTAGAGGGAATGCAAGAAGCTTTAGGATGGAAGCCTATTCTAGATGAAGGGAATATTATTGGCCTTGTTGGATCAGTTGATCAAGGTGCTATTTCTTTGGAACCTGGAGGACAATTTGAATTGTCTGGTGCACCACTGAAAACGATTTGTCATACTTATTCTGAGGTTATGGAACATTTAGCACTTCTCAAGAAGATTTCAGGGCCATTGGGGATTGGTTTTCTCGGTATGGGTGCTAGTCCAAAGTGGACTTTGGCGGAAACTCCCCGCATGCCTAAGTCACGTTATCAGATTATGGCCGATTATATGCCAAAAGTTGGTCACAGTGGTCTTGATATGATGTATCGCACATCGACTGTTCAGGTTAATCTCGATTTTTCATCTGAAACTGATATGCGGCGAAAAATGCAAGTATCAATGAAGTTACAGTCCATTGCGACAGCATTATTTGCCAGTTCACCTTTTACGGAAGGCAGTCCGAATGGCTTTTTATCTTGGCGCTCTGAAATTTGGTGTGACACTGATAATCAAAGGTCTGGAGTCCTTCCCTTTGTATTTTCTGAGCATTTTGGTTTTGCTGATTACGTTGAATGGGCACTTGATGTACCAATGTATTTCGTTGTGCGCGACGGTCGTTATTATGATTGTACAAATATAACTTTTCGTCAGTTTATGAATGGAGCATTAAGAGATAAGATTGCAAATTCAATGCCTAATATGGGAGATTGGATTAATCATCTATCCACTTTGTTTCCCGAAGTGCGCTTAAAACGATTTTTGGAAATGAGAGGTGCTGATTGCGGTTCTTGGAAGCGTATATGCGCGTTGTCGGCTTTTTGGGTTGGGCTTCTTTATGATAGTGAAGCCCTTAATGAAGCAGAAGCTTTGACAAAAGATTGGTGTTTTGAAGAAGTTTTAGATATGCGCAAACGTGTTCCTAAAGAAGGATTAAGGACCCCTTTTCGTCAAACCATAATTTTAGAAATAGCTCGTCAAGCTGTTACTATTTCACGCAAAGGCTTAAAAAATCGCTGGAAATATGATGCTGATGGTTTTGATGAGACAAATTTTCTGGATTCCCTAGAAGAGGTGATCACAATGGGTCAAACAGACGCTGATAAATTTTTGTCCCTTTATCATTCTATTTGGGATGGAACTGTGGAACCTCTATTTTTAGAATGCGCCTATTAA
- a CDS encoding 16S rRNA (uracil(1498)-N(3))-methyltransferase, which produces MRINYKLKRLFIRQPLALNKEIKIEGAQASYLIRVLRMQVGAEILLFNGQDGEWLAKLITIKKKFVVVQLIQQERLQTTHSNLIYCFAPLKNARLDYMVQKAVEMGVSVLQPVITHHTQVTRINMARMEANVIEASEQCGILSLPECVSAVSIAELLARWDKTQPLFFCDEAHKSHNPLHLLKNYEITTSGVLIGPEGGFSEEERNFLKKHPFVIPISLGPRILRADTAAVAAFALLNVTVGDWSIN; this is translated from the coding sequence ATGCGCATAAATTATAAACTTAAAAGATTATTTATCCGGCAACCTCTTGCTTTGAATAAAGAAATAAAGATAGAAGGAGCACAAGCTTCTTATCTTATACGTGTTTTGCGGATGCAAGTAGGAGCCGAAATTTTACTTTTTAATGGACAGGATGGTGAGTGGCTTGCTAAACTCATCACCATTAAGAAAAAATTTGTTGTAGTTCAGCTTATCCAGCAAGAAAGATTGCAAACGACGCATTCGAATCTCATTTACTGCTTTGCTCCGCTCAAAAATGCGCGTTTGGATTATATGGTGCAGAAAGCTGTTGAAATGGGGGTATCGGTTTTGCAGCCTGTTATAACGCATCACACACAGGTTACGCGTATCAATATGGCACGTATGGAGGCTAATGTTATTGAGGCTTCTGAACAGTGTGGCATTTTATCTTTGCCTGAATGTGTCTCTGCTGTCTCAATAGCAGAACTTTTAGCACGTTGGGATAAGACACAACCTTTGTTCTTTTGTGATGAAGCGCACAAATCGCATAATCCATTACATCTTTTAAAGAATTATGAAATTACAACATCTGGTGTCCTTATTGGACCAGAAGGTGGATTTAGTGAAGAAGAGCGGAACTTTTTAAAAAAGCACCCTTTTGTAATTCCGATATCTTTGGGACCGCGTATTTTACGCGCCGATACTGCAGCTGTTGCTGCTTTTGCTCTTCTTAATGTTACCGTGGGGGATTGGTCAATTAATTGA
- a CDS encoding AsmA family protein, with protein sequence MHARIIKFLRRIFITIIVLFGFGILILPYLVSTDTIRIRLAQDLSAWTGYNVQLRDPPRLNLFPYPKAYLSGVTLTSKMNNAVPLMEAESIEVDLSLMDLLWGHISFLETRIVHPQFVMEKPVKTVADFFDRFSRSQGALGLAIRNAREIIKHNPDQSDIEHLLKQPFGRIVIENGILVYHDSISGMPEKITGLNATLDWPESTQEVQFRADARWRGELTKLSIDADQALLLLAGGKSQMKASLNSVRGGITFIGQARLSEYYVFDGKVSMRSPGWNQTLAWIGGNQFWGYRLKTPIVWESRFLAQPMHIQMNNVTFTMGTANARGALELDFQDAVPIVIGSLAFDNLDFNLLGLVFSSVKEKKPFLTMAIFDRIGVDVRLSAPQAKVGNVALTNLAAAIQIKNGHGIFDLGHANIFGGSLQSNIEVATAGQKVRIEGRVSGTSVDMQAASEILGIVPFAQSKANFTMTVQTLARSWSEIFTKMQGELALSMSSGRLLGYDLNDLQTKLSKSEQFFLTDHDALSTAFDLWDIQTSFSDGTIRITESLMRTEDWRLSVWGIIASAIMKDQKNEFTLQAQLRKSHSSETLCSDVQCLANSLERPFTFSLSSTEQGRGDFLVKKDINAD encoded by the coding sequence GTGCACGCCAGAATAATAAAATTTTTGAGACGAATTTTCATTACAATTATTGTTCTGTTTGGATTTGGTATTCTCATTTTACCTTATCTTGTGTCTACAGATACAATACGTATTCGTTTAGCACAGGATTTGAGTGCGTGGACGGGCTATAATGTGCAATTGCGTGATCCACCGCGGTTAAATCTTTTTCCTTACCCCAAAGCATATCTTTCCGGTGTTACTTTAACATCAAAAATGAATAATGCTGTACCGTTAATGGAAGCTGAATCAATAGAAGTTGATCTTTCTTTGATGGATCTTCTTTGGGGTCATATTTCTTTTTTAGAGACGCGAATTGTGCACCCGCAATTTGTTATGGAAAAGCCCGTTAAAACAGTAGCAGATTTTTTTGATAGATTTTCACGGTCACAAGGAGCATTAGGATTAGCAATACGCAATGCTCGTGAAATAATTAAACATAATCCTGATCAGTCAGATATAGAGCATCTTTTAAAGCAACCTTTTGGGCGGATTGTGATCGAAAATGGCATACTTGTATATCATGATAGTATTTCCGGTATGCCAGAAAAAATAACGGGATTAAATGCGACTTTAGATTGGCCCGAATCGACCCAGGAAGTGCAGTTTCGTGCAGATGCTCGTTGGCGTGGAGAGTTGACAAAATTATCAATTGATGCCGATCAAGCGTTGCTGCTTTTAGCAGGAGGGAAAAGCCAAATGAAGGCCAGTCTCAATTCTGTGCGTGGTGGTATAACCTTTATAGGGCAGGCACGATTATCTGAATATTATGTTTTTGACGGAAAGGTATCGATGCGTTCTCCGGGTTGGAATCAGACATTGGCTTGGATTGGAGGTAACCAGTTTTGGGGATATAGATTAAAAACTCCTATTGTATGGGAGTCTCGTTTTTTAGCGCAGCCAATGCATATCCAAATGAATAATGTTACATTTACGATGGGTACAGCAAATGCGCGTGGAGCGTTAGAACTTGATTTTCAGGATGCTGTACCAATTGTAATTGGATCTTTAGCATTTGATAACCTAGATTTTAACCTCTTAGGATTAGTGTTTTCTTCAGTTAAGGAAAAGAAGCCATTCTTAACTATGGCAATTTTTGATCGTATTGGGGTGGATGTACGGCTTTCAGCGCCACAAGCAAAAGTAGGTAATGTTGCGCTCACAAATTTAGCAGCTGCGATACAAATAAAAAATGGGCATGGCATTTTTGATCTTGGACATGCAAATATTTTTGGTGGATCACTCCAAAGCAATATCGAAGTTGCAACAGCTGGTCAGAAAGTACGTATTGAGGGACGTGTTTCAGGTACCTCCGTTGATATGCAGGCTGCTTCAGAGATTCTGGGAATTGTCCCATTTGCACAAAGCAAAGCGAATTTTACCATGACGGTACAAACGCTTGCTCGGTCTTGGTCAGAAATCTTTACGAAAATGCAGGGAGAATTGGCACTGAGTATGTCTTCTGGTCGACTATTAGGATATGATTTGAATGATTTACAGACAAAACTTTCAAAAAGTGAACAATTTTTTTTAACGGATCACGATGCCCTTTCAACAGCTTTTGATCTATGGGATATTCAAACAAGCTTTTCAGATGGTACGATAAGGATAACAGAATCATTAATGCGTACGGAGGATTGGAGGCTATCCGTTTGGGGAATAATTGCGTCTGCTATAATGAAAGATCAGAAAAACGAGTTTACATTACAGGCACAATTACGAAAAAGCCATAGCTCAGAAACTTTATGTAGCGATGTCCAATGTCTCGCTAATAGCCTTGAGAGACCTTTTACCTTTTCTCTTAGCTCTACAGAACAAGGTCGCGGCGATTTTTTAGTTAAAAAAGATATTAATGCAGATTGA
- the folD gene encoding bifunctional methylenetetrahydrofolate dehydrogenase/methenyltetrahydrofolate cyclohydrolase FolD: MNNIIDGKKLAEEIITKVKAETTKLRNNYNIQPGIAVIIVGEDPASQIYVTSKSRKAEECGFFSVKYMVSKETEEQEILQLIATLNSDPKIHGILVQLPLPPHINTNRVTQAIAFQKDVDGFHYINVGKLATNAFEDAIIPCTPAGAMMMIEQQCGRDLSGLDAVVVGRSNIVGKPMATLLTAANATVTIAHSRTRDLDDVCRSADILVAAVGHPQMIKKDWVKNGAIVIDVGINRIAAPENGVEKTRLVGDVDFEEIKGKAAAITPVPGGVGPMTIAMLMVNTLKATIQAHNLPVPKF; this comes from the coding sequence ATGAATAATATTATCGACGGAAAAAAACTCGCTGAAGAGATTATTACGAAAGTTAAGGCTGAAACGACAAAACTCCGCAATAACTACAATATACAGCCTGGTATCGCCGTTATCATTGTTGGAGAAGACCCCGCAAGTCAAATATATGTCACATCAAAGAGCAGAAAAGCTGAAGAATGTGGTTTTTTTTCAGTAAAATATATGGTTTCCAAAGAAACAGAAGAACAAGAAATTCTTCAACTCATTGCAACCTTAAACTCTGATCCTAAAATCCATGGTATTTTGGTGCAACTTCCTTTGCCCCCCCATATTAATACAAACCGCGTAACACAAGCCATTGCTTTCCAAAAAGATGTTGATGGCTTTCATTATATCAATGTAGGAAAACTCGCAACCAATGCATTTGAAGACGCTATCATTCCCTGTACACCAGCTGGTGCCATGATGATGATTGAACAACAATGCGGACGAGATTTATCTGGTCTTGATGCCGTTGTTGTTGGACGCTCTAATATCGTCGGAAAACCTATGGCTACTCTCTTAACAGCCGCAAATGCTACTGTGACGATTGCCCACAGTCGTACACGTGACCTTGACGACGTATGTCGTAGCGCTGATATTTTAGTAGCAGCTGTCGGTCACCCACAAATGATTAAAAAAGACTGGGTTAAAAATGGTGCCATTGTTATTGATGTTGGCATTAACCGCATTGCAGCACCAGAAAATGGTGTGGAAAAAACACGTCTTGTCGGTGATGTTGATTTTGAAGAAATAAAAGGAAAAGCCGCTGCAATCACTCCTGTTCCAGGAGGAGTTGGCCCTATGACAATTGCCATGCTCATGGTTAATACGCTCAAAGCAACCATTCAAGCCCACAATCTACCCGTGCCAAAATTCTAA